The proteins below are encoded in one region of Methanofollis aquaemaris:
- a CDS encoding tetratricopeptide repeat protein produces the protein MTEGSPADSREEAFALYEAGKYRESIERCNSLPGGKDDPSVAVLVVTNYFALKEYDEAEVRLRDLITHSPDSSYYHSFLGKVLEAAGKEGGIAAYAQAVQLDPGNEEALRAYAVHFIGMGDHRTALPLLSALVSISGKRDDTIALMRSLIETGDGEGALKVHASLSGGEGAKTEYIDALMTAGRYQEAAKAALAAYRSCRDPGFLRQHLAALAVFDRPAALHLFPAFLQECPDDDLALDYVLLLKSEKRYREALEACKRLIEQRPDPIHQLVACELVAGTGENDLAQQGYEELIREEICQGNDLETLSMIVGAYEVFLKKAYALTTVPECYLSVVSGDPNVISMARTGWFYASFGEAKEAREWLYRAYRLDYLNGGVEYARFLAQEGDLRECEKVLLYVLTHLKKTGDLVRVTKTVLEAENRWQRMQRLVDALLARFSAEINTLGPEGVEVFARVYLCAAEGALEAGDYVRCKECCLYGFDLTREHTREFFEIITRCKKATVAERPVLPFGVTGPTGNSKDRESNDLPDLGLDEREEALVAFLKQHRESNEEELRKVLGTRRVSGAVNRLIKKAADAGVSLIEKQGMGEHGEIYVYCGK, from the coding sequence ATGACCGAGGGATCACCCGCCGACAGCAGGGAAGAGGCGTTCGCCCTCTATGAGGCCGGAAAGTACAGGGAGTCGATCGAGCGTTGCAACTCTCTCCCGGGCGGGAAGGATGATCCTTCGGTCGCTGTCCTCGTTGTGACCAACTATTTTGCCCTCAAGGAGTACGACGAAGCCGAAGTGCGGCTGCGCGACCTGATCACGCACTCGCCCGACTCATCGTATTACCACAGTTTCCTCGGAAAGGTGCTTGAGGCCGCTGGCAAGGAAGGGGGGATCGCCGCATACGCCCAGGCAGTCCAGCTCGATCCCGGAAACGAGGAGGCGCTGCGGGCCTATGCCGTGCACTTCATCGGAATGGGCGACCACCGCACTGCCCTTCCCCTTCTCTCGGCCCTCGTGTCCATCTCAGGGAAACGAGATGACACTATCGCCCTGATGCGTAGCCTCATCGAGACAGGAGATGGTGAAGGGGCGCTGAAGGTTCATGCGTCGCTCTCCGGCGGCGAGGGGGCGAAGACCGAGTACATCGATGCCCTGATGACCGCTGGAAGGTACCAGGAGGCGGCAAAGGCCGCCCTTGCGGCATACCGATCATGCCGTGACCCCGGGTTCCTGCGCCAGCACCTCGCGGCCCTGGCGGTCTTCGACCGCCCCGCCGCCCTGCACCTCTTCCCGGCCTTCCTCCAGGAATGCCCGGACGACGACCTGGCCCTCGACTATGTGCTTCTCCTCAAATCAGAAAAACGGTACCGAGAGGCGCTTGAGGCCTGCAAACGGCTCATTGAGCAAAGACCGGATCCGATTCACCAGCTTGTCGCCTGCGAACTCGTCGCAGGGACAGGTGAGAACGACCTGGCGCAGCAGGGATATGAAGAACTGATCAGAGAGGAGATCTGTCAGGGCAACGACCTCGAAACCCTCTCGATGATCGTCGGGGCGTACGAGGTTTTTCTCAAGAAGGCGTACGCCCTGACGACTGTGCCAGAGTGTTATCTCTCAGTTGTCTCAGGCGATCCGAACGTGATCAGTATGGCACGGACCGGATGGTTCTATGCCTCCTTCGGGGAGGCGAAAGAGGCACGCGAGTGGCTGTATCGAGCCTATCGACTCGACTACCTCAACGGCGGGGTCGAGTATGCCAGGTTCCTGGCACAGGAGGGTGACCTGCGCGAATGCGAGAAGGTGCTCCTCTATGTCCTCACCCACCTCAAAAAAACCGGCGACCTGGTGCGGGTAACGAAGACGGTCCTCGAAGCGGAGAACAGGTGGCAGAGAATGCAGCGCCTGGTCGACGCACTCCTCGCCCGGTTCTCGGCAGAGATCAATACCCTCGGACCCGAGGGGGTGGAGGTCTTTGCCAGGGTCTATCTCTGCGCCGCCGAGGGGGCGCTTGAGGCCGGGGATTACGTGCGGTGCAAGGAGTGCTGTCTGTATGGATTTGATCTGACCAGAGAACATACCCGAGAGTTCTTCGAGATTATCACCCGCTGCAAGAAGGCGACGGTGGCCGAACGACCGGTCCTCCCCTTCGGCGTCACCGGACCGACCGGGAATAGCAAGGACAGGGAGAGCAACGATCTCCCGGACCTCGGGCTTGATGAGCGTGAAGAAGCGCTCGTCGCATTTTTAAAACAGCACAGAGAGAGCAATGAAGAAGAACTCCGCAAAGTGCTCGGGACACGGCGGGTGAGCGGTGCGGTCAACCGGCTCATCAAGAAAGCGGCAGACGCCGGGGTCTCCCTCATCGAGAAACAGGGGATGGGCGAGCACGGCGAGATCTATGTCTACTGCGGGAAGTGA
- the brxD gene encoding BREX system ATP-binding protein BrxD yields MNEKKTESIGIINALRRGTVPAAGLERLAVGLEVEGRVIGGQLDYIASGGADIKFVRGDYGSGKTFLVARALEIAREKGFATAHVMISADTPLHKLSALYYRILSSMRTAEHENALKEIIDNWTFSIEERIIDVEKTEEDEALEAGTVARIEEALTDISTVNPALAAALRVYYTANNAGDFHLAQAALGWLSGEPHIGRDFRRAAGVKGEVDEVSALVFLQGIVRVIRGAGYRGLAVAVDEVETVQALSSNLRQRGYNNLRQIVDAADRGQMPGCYFLFTGTPAFFEGSKGIRSLPPLYDRLKVVGDDGYTNPLQAQIELSPFDRQKLEAAAQKVCEIYSDASGPVDRERVSHRFVRGMIDGVTSRFGGRVDVIPRVFLREFVDVLDKCELYPDYDPTKAYAFDAGKVKQELNEEEEAFFEVEF; encoded by the coding sequence ATGAACGAGAAAAAGACTGAGAGCATCGGGATCATCAACGCCCTCAGGCGCGGCACGGTGCCGGCCGCAGGGCTCGAACGACTTGCAGTCGGACTTGAGGTTGAAGGACGCGTGATCGGTGGGCAGCTCGATTACATCGCCTCGGGAGGGGCGGATATCAAGTTTGTGCGGGGGGACTATGGGAGCGGGAAGACCTTCCTGGTGGCGCGGGCGCTTGAGATCGCACGGGAGAAAGGGTTTGCGACCGCCCATGTGATGATCTCGGCCGACACTCCGCTCCACAAGTTGAGCGCCCTCTATTACCGGATCCTCTCCTCGATGCGCACGGCCGAGCACGAGAACGCCCTCAAAGAAATCATCGACAACTGGACCTTCTCGATCGAGGAGCGGATCATCGATGTGGAGAAGACTGAGGAGGACGAAGCTCTGGAAGCCGGGACAGTGGCGCGGATCGAGGAGGCGCTCACCGACATCTCGACGGTGAACCCGGCGCTGGCCGCGGCGTTGCGGGTCTACTACACCGCCAACAACGCAGGAGATTTCCATCTCGCCCAGGCGGCGCTCGGCTGGCTCTCCGGCGAGCCTCATATCGGTCGCGACTTTCGCCGGGCGGCGGGGGTAAAAGGCGAGGTGGACGAGGTCTCGGCACTGGTCTTTCTCCAGGGGATCGTCCGGGTGATCAGAGGGGCCGGGTACCGCGGTCTTGCCGTGGCCGTCGATGAGGTCGAGACGGTTCAGGCCCTTTCTTCCAACCTGCGGCAGCGGGGTTACAACAACCTCCGCCAGATCGTCGACGCCGCAGACCGCGGCCAGATGCCAGGTTGCTACTTCCTCTTCACCGGTACGCCGGCCTTCTTCGAGGGTTCGAAGGGGATCAGGTCGCTCCCGCCGTTGTACGACCGGCTGAAGGTTGTTGGGGATGACGGGTATACCAATCCTCTCCAGGCCCAGATCGAACTCTCCCCCTTTGACAGGCAGAAACTTGAGGCGGCCGCCCAGAAGGTCTGCGAGATCTACTCAGACGCGTCCGGCCCGGTGGACCGGGAGCGGGTCTCCCACCGTTTTGTCAGGGGAATGATCGATGGAGTTACCTCACGGTTCGGCGGGCGGGTGGACGTCATCCCGCGGGTCTTCCTGCGCGAGTTCGTGGATGTCCTGGACAAGTGCGAGCTCTACCCCGACTACGACCCAACAAAGGCCTATGCTTTTGATGCCGGGAAAGTGAAGCAGGAACTGAACGAGGAGGAAGAGGCCTTCTTTGAGGTCGAGTTCTGA
- a CDS encoding HD domain-containing protein, producing the protein MGERSGKQKYAAEASDGEEVDDLFLLKTFEVKQKKDGSPYIWAEIADVTGTLSCFIWGVQGCGDTVMETASSLRPGEVYRVRGFAKTYNGSVQISVNDGISNLAEPVPPTDVDPDDYVSSPVKDLDLKGGVLRMAGEISDQVLGQMVLEVISSVDGFFIKPAAKGRHHEYRGGLAEHTLETARIALAACDATRTDADRDLVIAGALLHDIGKAFCFEEQGLGFAARPEYDLVGHVTMGVSYIAPFAKKRLPAEKAAHLLHILQSHHGPHGEVSCQTPEAWTVHLADLTSATLREAADDQADLVPGSGKRNGWRSGGPVWRFG; encoded by the coding sequence ATGGGTGAGAGATCCGGGAAACAGAAATATGCAGCAGAGGCCTCTGATGGCGAGGAGGTGGACGACCTCTTCCTCCTCAAGACCTTCGAGGTGAAGCAGAAGAAGGACGGGAGCCCGTACATCTGGGCCGAGATCGCCGATGTCACCGGTACGCTCTCCTGCTTTATCTGGGGTGTGCAGGGGTGTGGGGACACGGTCATGGAGACCGCCTCCTCCCTGCGACCTGGCGAGGTGTACCGGGTGAGGGGATTTGCAAAGACCTACAATGGCTCGGTCCAGATCTCGGTGAACGATGGAATCTCCAACCTTGCCGAACCGGTCCCCCCCACCGATGTCGATCCAGATGACTATGTCTCGTCGCCGGTCAAAGACCTGGACCTGAAGGGCGGGGTGCTCAGGATGGCCGGCGAGATCTCAGATCAGGTGCTCGGCCAGATGGTGCTGGAGGTGATCTCGTCGGTCGATGGGTTCTTCATCAAACCTGCAGCAAAGGGAAGGCACCACGAATACCGGGGGGGACTTGCAGAGCACACGCTTGAGACGGCCAGGATCGCCCTGGCGGCCTGCGATGCCACACGGACCGATGCCGACCGCGACCTGGTCATCGCCGGTGCCCTCCTTCACGACATCGGGAAGGCCTTCTGTTTCGAGGAGCAGGGGCTTGGCTTCGCGGCGCGGCCCGAGTACGACCTCGTCGGCCACGTCACCATGGGGGTCTCCTATATCGCTCCATTCGCAAAGAAGCGTCTGCCGGCAGAGAAGGCCGCCCACCTCCTCCATATCCTCCAGTCCCACCACGGGCCGCACGGCGAGGTGTCCTGCCAGACGCCCGAAGCCTGGACAGTCCACCTCGCCGACCTGACCAGCGCCACCCTCAGGGAGGCCGCAGACGACCAGGCCGATCTCGTCCCGGGAAGCGGGAAGAGAAATGGCTGGCGGTCAGGGGGACCGGTCTGGCGTTTCGGCTGA